A part of Quatrionicoccus australiensis genomic DNA contains:
- a CDS encoding TIGR01458 family HAD-type hydrolase, protein MPLPRRPQAVLIDLAGVLHIDDQAIPGAVEALQRLRASGLALRFLTNTTRSPRRRIVSKLQQMGFAIAPEEVQTAVHATRHLVEQRGLRPHYLVHPDIADEIGHSHAEPDAVVLGDAGEHFTYAALNTAFRLLMQGRPLIVMARNRYFREKDGLTLDMGAYVAGLEYSSGAKAEVVGKPAAPFFLAALAELGVAPENAVLIGDDLSDDIGGAQAAGIPGMLVRTGKFRPGDEAHPDIKPAATVDDFAAAVSRLLDR, encoded by the coding sequence ATGCCACTGCCGCGCCGCCCGCAAGCCGTCCTGATCGATCTGGCCGGCGTCCTGCATATCGACGACCAGGCCATTCCCGGCGCAGTCGAGGCGCTGCAGCGGTTGCGTGCCAGCGGCTTGGCGCTGCGCTTTCTGACCAACACGACGCGCTCGCCGCGCCGGCGCATCGTCAGCAAGCTGCAACAAATGGGTTTCGCCATCGCACCGGAAGAAGTGCAGACCGCCGTGCACGCGACCCGCCACCTCGTCGAACAGCGCGGCCTGCGCCCGCATTACCTGGTGCATCCCGATATTGCCGACGAAATCGGCCACAGCCACGCCGAACCCGATGCCGTCGTGCTCGGCGATGCCGGCGAGCATTTCACCTACGCCGCACTGAACACGGCATTTCGCCTGCTGATGCAGGGTCGACCGCTGATCGTCATGGCGCGCAACCGTTATTTCAGGGAAAAGGACGGCCTGACGCTGGACATGGGCGCCTACGTCGCCGGCCTGGAATACAGCAGCGGCGCCAAGGCGGAAGTGGTCGGCAAGCCGGCCGCGCCCTTCTTTTTAGCGGCGCTCGCCGAACTTGGCGTAGCCCCGGAAAACGCCGTGCTGATCGGCGACGACCTCAGCGACGACATCGGTGGCGCGCAGGCCGCCGGCATTCCCGGCATGCTGGTGCGCACCGGCAAATTCCGGCCGGGCGACGAGGCGCATCCGGACATCAAGCCGGCCGCAACGGTCGACGACTTTGCGGCAGCCGTTTCCCGGCTGCTCGATCGCTGA
- a CDS encoding sensor domain-containing protein, whose amino-acid sequence MPSSGFLPVLRKRRDSVWNDIDSDRVLQVLVHNLEGMVFRCAIDDHWTLYFVSDGSRELTGYCPDELEDNKVVSLEMITHPDDRARVRQVIAAAMAGSGRYRLQYRLLHRDGREIWVLERGSVVLDEQGRRVVEGFIEDITEQLLSQRQLADAELRYRSIFEDSVIGMFQTSIDGHYLAANLALARLYGYDCPASLVAGLSDIATRLYVAPGRREEFKQRIRDTGRVTDFESEVYCRDGSRIWISENAHVVFSPEGEALYYEGTVEDVTAQHNYRQQLEYQATHDPLTGLPNRNLLQDRLQQLLRLAQRKGTHGTLAFVDLDNFKFVNDSLGHGAGDQLLVESARRLKASLRESDTVARYGGDEFVLILGDYGGLSDTLQILHRIQEAVAEPIMLDGHEVRVNCSIGVSVYPDDGEDLEALLRHADAAMHHAKQLGKGQFQFYTESLNAAARDRLALDSALRRAVEQEELYVVYQPKVDARGRACGFEALVRWDSDEFGSVSPVKFIPLAEETGLISQLTWFVMRQACHEAAGWRAAGYRDLHVAVNISPSLFREKDLAALVRSVLDEAGLPPANLELEITEGMLMGDVQRALAVLHELKAMGVTIAIDDFGTGYSSLAYLKRFPIDTLKVDRSFVMECDTGAEATAITRAIVSLAHSLNLRVVAEGVEKASQLAVLNALGCEEFQGYLFARPLSAGAAAEFLLTAR is encoded by the coding sequence GTGCCTTCTTCTGGTTTTCTTCCTGTCCTGCGCAAACGGCGTGACTCCGTCTGGAATGACATCGACAGTGATCGCGTCCTGCAGGTGCTGGTGCACAACCTTGAAGGCATGGTCTTCCGCTGCGCCATCGACGATCACTGGACCTTGTATTTTGTCAGCGATGGCAGCCGCGAACTGACCGGTTACTGCCCGGACGAGCTGGAAGACAACAAGGTCGTCTCGCTTGAGATGATCACCCATCCGGATGACCGGGCGCGTGTCCGCCAGGTGATCGCTGCGGCGATGGCCGGAAGTGGTCGCTATCGCCTGCAGTACCGCCTGCTGCACCGTGATGGTCGGGAAATCTGGGTGCTTGAACGCGGCTCTGTCGTGCTCGACGAGCAGGGACGGCGCGTGGTTGAAGGTTTCATCGAGGACATTACCGAGCAATTGCTCAGCCAACGCCAGCTCGCCGATGCCGAACTGCGCTACCGCAGCATTTTCGAAGACTCGGTGATCGGCATGTTCCAGACCTCGATCGACGGTCATTACCTGGCCGCCAACCTGGCGCTGGCCCGGCTCTATGGCTACGATTGCCCGGCTTCGCTGGTTGCCGGACTATCCGACATTGCCACCCGGCTTTACGTCGCACCCGGCCGGCGCGAGGAATTCAAGCAGCGCATCCGCGATACCGGGCGCGTCACCGATTTCGAATCCGAAGTCTATTGCCGTGACGGCAGCCGCATCTGGATTTCCGAGAACGCCCACGTCGTCTTCAGTCCGGAAGGCGAGGCGCTTTATTACGAAGGCACGGTCGAGGATGTCACGGCGCAGCACAACTACCGCCAGCAACTCGAATACCAGGCAACGCACGATCCGCTGACCGGCCTGCCCAACCGCAACCTGTTGCAGGACCGCCTGCAGCAGTTGCTGCGTCTGGCGCAGCGCAAGGGCACGCACGGCACACTGGCCTTTGTCGATCTCGATAACTTCAAGTTCGTCAATGACAGCCTTGGTCACGGCGCCGGCGACCAGTTGCTGGTCGAGTCTGCCAGACGCCTCAAGGCCAGCCTGCGCGAGTCGGATACCGTGGCGCGTTACGGCGGTGACGAGTTCGTGCTCATCCTCGGCGATTACGGCGGCCTCAGCGACACGCTGCAGATCCTGCACCGCATTCAGGAGGCCGTCGCCGAGCCGATCATGCTTGACGGCCACGAAGTGCGCGTCAATTGCAGCATCGGTGTCAGTGTCTATCCGGACGATGGTGAAGATCTCGAAGCGCTGCTGCGCCATGCCGACGCGGCGATGCACCATGCCAAGCAGCTGGGCAAGGGGCAGTTCCAGTTCTATACCGAATCGCTCAATGCCGCGGCGCGCGACCGCCTGGCGCTCGACTCGGCCTTGCGCCGTGCCGTCGAGCAGGAAGAGCTGTACGTCGTCTATCAGCCCAAGGTCGATGCGCGCGGCCGCGCCTGCGGCTTCGAGGCGCTGGTGCGCTGGGACAGCGATGAATTCGGCAGTGTTTCGCCGGTCAAGTTCATCCCGCTCGCCGAAGAAACCGGCCTGATCTCGCAACTGACCTGGTTCGTCATGCGCCAGGCTTGTCACGAGGCGGCCGGCTGGCGGGCCGCGGGATATCGTGATCTGCATGTCGCGGTCAATATTTCGCCCAGCCTGTTCCGCGAAAAGGATCTGGCGGCGCTGGTCCGTTCGGTGCTCGACGAAGCCGGGTTGCCGCCGGCCAATCTCGAACTGGAAATCACCGAAGGCATGCTGATGGGCGATGTGCAGCGGGCGCTCGCCGTGCTGCACGAACTGAAGGCGATGGGTGTCACCATCGCGATCGACGACTTCGGCACCGGCTACTCCTCGCTCGCCTACCTGAAGCGCTTCCCGATCGACACGCTCAAGGTCGATCGTTCCTTCGTCATGGAGTGCGACACCGGCGCCGAAGCGACGGCGATCACGCGCGCCATCGTCTCGCTGGCGCACAGCCTCAACCTGCGCGTCGTTGCCGAAGGGGTCGAGAAGGCGTCACAACTGGCCGTGCTCAATGCGCTGGGCTGCGAAGAATTCCAGGGCTACCTGTTTGCGCGGCCGTTGTCGGCTGGTGCCGCTGCCGAATTTTTGCTGACCGCGCGTTAG
- a CDS encoding nitrate- and nitrite sensing domain-containing protein: MDWIIYAMLGAALSIAVLALLRQRRSQREDAGRSLEHSLAACRTLLALIAHFQQHRGMSSAWLAGDQSFASKLESKAREIDALIQDLRPIAVGESVKPHPCLSANDLSLFRHHWVGLREKLGKLTVEQSIAEHSQLIEKLLHWLAALGESRLEPLLADRDGRAMVRNYASRLPALTECLGQARAVGLSVATRRSCTAVARVRLMFLIARAESILQQAGEGSVQDGLAGQAAQAVRHMAALVRTRMLGAAGVEIDAQEYFADATRAVDAVFAWISADGKRLSGGGMAGALPRRIPDYGHA, encoded by the coding sequence ATGGACTGGATCATCTATGCAATGCTCGGGGCTGCCCTGTCGATTGCCGTGCTGGCGCTGCTGCGCCAGCGCCGGTCCCAGCGGGAGGACGCCGGCCGCTCGCTGGAGCATAGTCTGGCGGCATGTCGCACCCTGTTGGCTCTGATTGCACATTTTCAGCAGCATCGAGGAATGAGTTCGGCCTGGCTGGCTGGTGATCAGAGCTTTGCCAGCAAGTTGGAAAGCAAGGCCCGCGAGATCGATGCCTTGATCCAGGATCTGCGTCCGATTGCTGTGGGCGAGAGCGTCAAGCCACATCCCTGCCTGAGCGCGAACGATTTATCCCTGTTCCGGCATCACTGGGTCGGCTTGCGTGAAAAGCTGGGCAAACTGACGGTCGAACAAAGTATTGCCGAACATAGCCAGTTGATCGAGAAGCTGTTGCACTGGCTGGCTGCGCTTGGTGAGTCGCGGCTTGAACCTTTGCTTGCAGATCGTGATGGGCGTGCGATGGTGCGCAATTACGCCAGTCGTTTGCCCGCCTTGACGGAGTGCCTCGGACAGGCGCGCGCGGTCGGGCTGAGTGTGGCCACACGCCGGAGCTGCACCGCGGTTGCACGGGTTCGCCTGATGTTTCTGATTGCCCGGGCCGAGTCTATTCTCCAGCAGGCGGGCGAGGGTAGCGTTCAGGATGGCTTGGCCGGGCAGGCCGCCCAAGCAGTGCGGCATATGGCGGCTTTGGTTCGGACCCGGATGCTGGGTGCAGCGGGGGTCGAGATTGATGCTCAGGAATACTTTGCTGATGCCACGCGGGCTGTTGACGCCGTATTTGCCTGGATATCAGCCGATGGCAAAAGATTGTCCGGCGGCGGGATGGCGGGCGCGTTGCCGCGGCGCATTCCCGATTATGGGCATGCCTGA
- a CDS encoding methyl-accepting chemotaxis protein, with translation MTERDPIVFRPVQVDLRTPQIACWLFAVIGAMSASLGFAGVWSIYVGWLGCGMLLLSAVLASRVLLDLERGLHMIDQFALALAAGKLVSRLDTGRCGALAPLAERLNGMARSLASLFLVFGRMAQEISSVASESRQNASGGDAGVRRQRDITFSSSATLEQLTVSLGMTSDSAQGAAAVAEASRQMALTGAGRVSGLAGSLTDLVATVERTAASATRLGERSQEIDTIVGLIADIAAQTNLLALNAAIEAARAGEQGRGFAVVADEVRKLAERTSNATRDIGERIEGVRSEVSSMIMAMGQTSQEAGLSLLDAGKAVDELGLVEENVQRTLELIRDIAAASREQSEAGQNIARDIEQVAQLADANEHLVSENSELSHYLSELAVQLNTALNQYQYE, from the coding sequence ATGACAGAGCGCGACCCGATTGTTTTCCGGCCTGTTCAGGTTGATTTGCGTACCCCGCAAATTGCCTGCTGGCTGTTTGCGGTAATTGGTGCAATGTCGGCCAGCCTTGGCTTTGCCGGCGTCTGGTCGATCTACGTGGGCTGGCTGGGCTGTGGCATGTTGTTGCTCTCGGCGGTGCTTGCCTCGCGCGTCCTGCTTGATCTGGAGCGAGGGCTGCATATGATCGACCAGTTCGCCCTGGCATTGGCTGCCGGCAAGCTGGTTTCCCGTCTCGATACTGGCCGGTGTGGCGCATTGGCGCCTCTCGCCGAACGCCTGAATGGTATGGCACGTTCGCTGGCCAGCCTGTTTCTGGTTTTCGGCCGAATGGCGCAGGAGATTTCCAGTGTTGCCAGCGAGAGCCGGCAGAACGCGAGTGGTGGTGATGCCGGAGTACGTAGACAGCGCGACATTACCTTTTCGTCGTCGGCAACGCTGGAGCAATTGACGGTAAGTCTCGGCATGACCAGTGATAGCGCACAAGGTGCTGCCGCGGTGGCCGAGGCATCGCGCCAGATGGCGCTGACTGGCGCCGGCCGGGTCAGCGGTCTGGCTGGCAGCCTGACCGATCTGGTGGCTACGGTCGAACGTACGGCGGCCAGTGCGACGCGTCTGGGCGAGCGTTCGCAGGAAATTGACACGATCGTCGGCCTGATTGCTGATATCGCAGCTCAAACCAACCTGCTGGCGCTAAATGCTGCCATCGAGGCGGCGCGGGCCGGTGAGCAGGGACGGGGTTTTGCTGTTGTTGCCGACGAGGTGCGCAAATTGGCCGAGCGGACAAGTAACGCGACACGCGATATTGGCGAACGGATCGAAGGCGTGCGCAGCGAGGTCAGCAGCATGATCATGGCGATGGGGCAAACCAGCCAGGAAGCCGGGCTCAGTCTGCTTGACGCCGGCAAGGCGGTCGACGAGCTGGGTCTGGTTGAGGAGAACGTCCAGCGCACGCTGGAACTGATTCGCGACATCGCTGCAGCCAGTCGGGAGCAAAGCGAGGCCGGCCAGAACATTGCCCGCGACATCGAGCAGGTCGCCCAGCTGGCCGATGCGAATGAGCATCTGGTCAGCGAGAACAGTGAGTTGTCGCACTACCTGAGTGAGCTGGCCGTGCAGTTGAACACGGCCCTGAACCAATACCAATACGAGTGA
- the prfB gene encoding peptide chain release factor 2 (programmed frameshift), producing MEAEHINSISNKLEDLAQRAAELRRYLDYDQKRERLTLLTQEMEDPKIWDDAKRAQELGREKKSLENIVLVLEEVDAGINDGRELFEMGKEDGDEDTLLSVEADNAELEKKVAALEFRRMFNNPSDPMPCFLEIQAGAGGTEAQDWASMLLRMYLKYGEKKGFTVEVMEESEGDVAGLKSATVKFTGDYAYGTLRTETGIHRLVRKSPFDSNARRHTSFTSVFVFPEVDDSIEININPADVRTDTYRASGAGGQHINKTDSAVRLTHVPTGIVVQCQNDRSQHRNRDEAWQMLRARIYEFELRKQQAEQQKLEDAKSDIGWGHQIRSYVLDQSRIKDLRTNYEVGNTQGVLDGDLDGFIEASLKQGV from the exons ATGGAAGCCGAACACATCAACAGCATCTCCAACAAGCTCGAGGATCTGGCGCAGCGCGCCGCCGAGCTTCGGAGGTATCTT GACTACGATCAGAAACGCGAACGCCTGACCCTCCTGACCCAGGAGATGGAAGATCCCAAGATTTGGGATGACGCCAAACGCGCCCAGGAACTGGGCCGCGAAAAGAAATCGCTGGAAAACATCGTGCTGGTGCTCGAAGAAGTCGACGCCGGCATCAACGACGGGCGCGAACTGTTCGAGATGGGCAAGGAAGACGGCGACGAAGACACCCTGCTCTCCGTCGAAGCCGACAATGCCGAACTCGAGAAGAAGGTTGCCGCCCTCGAATTCCGCCGCATGTTCAACAATCCGTCCGACCCGATGCCCTGCTTCCTGGAAATCCAGGCCGGCGCCGGCGGTACCGAAGCCCAGGACTGGGCCTCGATGCTGTTGCGCATGTACCTGAAATACGGCGAAAAGAAGGGGTTTACCGTCGAGGTCATGGAAGAGTCGGAAGGCGACGTCGCCGGCCTGAAGAGCGCCACCGTCAAGTTCACTGGCGACTACGCCTACGGCACGCTGCGCACCGAAACCGGCATCCACCGCCTGGTCCGCAAGTCGCCGTTCGACTCCAACGCGCGTCGTCACACCAGCTTCACGTCCGTGTTCGTGTTCCCGGAAGTCGATGACTCGATCGAGATCAACATCAACCCGGCCGACGTGCGTACCGACACCTACCGCGCTTCCGGCGCCGGCGGTCAGCACATCAACAAGACCGACTCGGCCGTGCGTCTGACCCACGTCCCGACCGGCATCGTCGTGCAGTGCCAGAACGACCGTTCGCAGCACCGCAACCGCGACGAAGCCTGGCAGATGCTGCGCGCCCGCATCTACGAGTTCGAGTTGCGCAAGCAGCAGGCCGAACAGCAGAAGCTGGAAGACGCCAAGTCCGACATTGGCTGGGGCCACCAGATCCGCTCCTACGTGCTCGACCAGAGCCGCATCAAGGATCTGCGCACCAACTACGAAGTCGGTAACACCCAGGGCGTGCTCGACGGCGACCTCGACGGCTTCATCGAGGCCAGTCTCAAGCAAGGTGTGTGA
- a CDS encoding cupin domain-containing protein, which translates to MTPNPNLFAGLPAAPAAAEQFAELLALPDLRIERIVSTGQSSPPDFWYDQAEGEWVVVLEGEAKLRFADEAEARHLQAGDYVNIAPHRRHRVDWTPTDRTTVWLAVFYRA; encoded by the coding sequence GTGACGCCAAACCCCAACCTGTTCGCCGGATTGCCGGCCGCTCCCGCGGCGGCCGAGCAATTCGCCGAACTGCTTGCACTCCCCGATCTGCGCATCGAGCGCATTGTTTCCACCGGCCAGAGCAGCCCGCCGGATTTCTGGTACGACCAGGCTGAAGGCGAATGGGTCGTTGTGCTCGAAGGTGAAGCCAAATTGCGTTTTGCCGACGAAGCCGAAGCCCGCCATCTGCAGGCCGGCGATTACGTCAACATCGCGCCGCACCGCCGGCATCGCGTCGACTGGACGCCCACCGACCGCACTACCGTCTGGCTCGCCGTTTTCTACCGCGCCTGA
- a CDS encoding YkgJ family cysteine cluster protein: MAALFRLLAEVDRRVASIRENRPDWLCGKGCDGCCQRLAEIPQLHAAEWDLLRQGLAGLTPQHLQQIDADMAALASQTVRPLTCPLLDRESGACPVYAQRPVACRTYGFYVQRDKGVYCSEIEAQVDAGALSDVVWGNHDAVDQSLAGLGERRLLTEWYAEWRAER; the protein is encoded by the coding sequence TTGGCAGCGCTTTTCCGGCTGCTCGCCGAGGTCGACCGCCGCGTCGCCAGCATCCGCGAGAACCGGCCCGACTGGCTGTGCGGCAAGGGCTGTGACGGCTGCTGCCAGCGCCTCGCCGAAATCCCGCAACTGCATGCCGCCGAATGGGATCTGCTGCGCCAGGGCCTGGCCGGGCTGACGCCGCAGCATCTGCAGCAGATCGACGCCGACATGGCGGCCCTCGCCAGCCAGACGGTGCGACCGCTGACCTGTCCATTGCTCGACCGGGAAAGCGGCGCCTGTCCGGTCTATGCCCAGCGTCCGGTGGCCTGTCGCACCTACGGCTTCTACGTGCAGCGCGACAAGGGCGTCTATTGCAGCGAAATCGAAGCGCAGGTCGACGCCGGCGCCTTGTCCGATGTCGTCTGGGGCAATCATGATGCGGTGGATCAGAGTCTGGCCGGCCTCGGTGAGCGGCGTCTGCTGACCGAGTGGTACGCCGAATGGCGTGCGGAGCGCTAG
- a CDS encoding HdeA/HdeB family chaperone: MKIRKIAGLTAAACTALCFAMSAMAATNILGFDDMSCATWIKSKDDPDQRNAYIFWLRGFLTGHNYALPNQQVSTISSGTIEAKISQYCKENRDSNISDGVMRLSDQFSGRNQPIRK, from the coding sequence ATGAAAATACGAAAAATTGCCGGGTTGACCGCTGCGGCCTGCACCGCGCTGTGTTTTGCCATGTCGGCGATGGCAGCAACCAATATTCTCGGCTTCGACGACATGTCCTGCGCTACCTGGATCAAGTCCAAGGACGATCCGGATCAGCGCAATGCCTACATTTTCTGGCTGCGCGGCTTTTTGACCGGCCACAATTACGCCTTGCCCAACCAGCAGGTCTCCACCATTTCGAGCGGCACGATCGAGGCCAAGATCAGCCAGTATTGCAAGGAAAACCGGGACAGCAACATCAGCGATGGGGTGATGCGCCTGAGCGACCAGTTTTCCGGGCGTAACCAGCCGATCCGGAAATAG